Proteins from one Vibrio pomeroyi genomic window:
- a CDS encoding peptidylprolyl isomerase, with the protein MARTAAALHILVKHKELAEDIMTQLKKGAKFQTLAKKHSTCPSGKKGGDLGEFKKGQMVPQFDKVCFSGETLVPHLVKTKFGWHVVKVLYRT; encoded by the coding sequence ATGGCAAGAACAGCAGCAGCGCTTCATATTCTGGTGAAGCATAAAGAACTAGCAGAAGACATCATGACGCAGCTTAAAAAGGGCGCTAAATTTCAAACGCTAGCGAAGAAACATTCAACCTGTCCATCTGGTAAAAAGGGCGGTGACCTTGGCGAGTTCAAGAAAGGTCAAATGGTGCCTCAGTTTGATAAGGTTTGTTTCTCTGGCGAGACGCTTGTACCACATCTTGTAAAAACTAAATTCGGTTGGCACGTAGTTAAGGTTCTTTACAGAACCTAG
- a CDS encoding chemotaxis protein: MAKPISKASQSQGMLMFKLSLTQSFAIGTLKVREIVPFQPMTQIPYSHHHVIGTVTIRDLTVPVIDMSAAIGFRPITPAEYNDCVLIVTDCLRTVVAFLVRSIDKIIECDWKSIESPPASVGRNVFVTGITRFEDRIVQMLDVELLLSKIYPDYENAHIPMLTDVERERLKALNILLVDDSLIARKQLSDALDSINIPYSICNNGLDAIDLMRRQASVGKAIDLLVSDIEMPGLDGYELAFEVQNDSALSHAYCILHTSLSSEICVDRANQVGAHEALEKFNAGELIEAMLRGAKVLNDASTAA, encoded by the coding sequence ATGGCCAAACCGATCAGTAAAGCGAGTCAGTCACAGGGAATGTTGATGTTCAAATTGTCCCTCACTCAAAGTTTTGCGATTGGCACGCTTAAAGTCAGGGAAATCGTTCCTTTTCAACCGATGACCCAAATCCCCTACTCTCATCACCATGTGATTGGCACCGTAACCATTCGCGATCTGACGGTTCCTGTGATTGATATGTCTGCCGCGATTGGCTTTCGCCCGATCACTCCCGCTGAATACAATGACTGTGTGCTCATCGTGACCGACTGCTTAAGAACGGTCGTGGCATTCTTGGTTCGCTCAATCGACAAAATCATTGAATGTGATTGGAAGAGTATTGAATCGCCACCAGCGAGTGTCGGTCGCAATGTATTTGTGACGGGTATTACTCGCTTTGAAGATCGCATCGTCCAAATGCTCGATGTCGAACTGCTGCTCTCTAAGATCTACCCAGATTACGAGAACGCGCATATTCCAATGCTGACCGATGTAGAAAGGGAGCGCCTCAAAGCGCTAAATATCTTGTTGGTGGATGACTCTTTGATTGCGCGTAAGCAGCTATCTGATGCCCTAGACAGCATCAACATTCCTTATAGCATCTGTAATAACGGTTTGGATGCGATTGATCTGATGCGACGCCAAGCTAGCGTGGGTAAAGCGATTGACCTTCTCGTGAGTGACATTGAGATGCCGGGACTGGATGGATACGAACTTGCGTTTGAAGTTCAGAACGACAGTGCATTAAGTCATGCTTACTGTATTTTGCATACCTCACTTTCAAGTGAAATCTGTGTGGATCGTGCTAATCAGGTAGGTGCTCACGAAGCGCTTGAGAAGTTCAATGCGGGTGAGTTAATTGAAGCCATGCTACGCGGCGCAAAAGTCTTAAACGACGCTTCTACGGCTGCTTAG
- a CDS encoding ATP:cob(I)alamin adenosyltransferase: MKPVSRDWDEFCYPFIYEDSPICDFEILSDELCCRVGLVLSLELEPQVREILQRLQPNIYHLNGSVRGKLAITESELVELKQDYHRIREQLEGGFKGFVLPGGHRVSSELHLCRCQAKKVVRALVSIEHHESKKSPDPILFKYANLVANTLYALASFTNHVNEVEEVEFVSKSYSMPKSSMPKKKG; encoded by the coding sequence GTGAAACCAGTAAGTCGAGATTGGGACGAGTTCTGCTACCCGTTTATTTATGAAGACAGTCCTATCTGTGATTTTGAGATTCTGTCGGACGAACTTTGTTGCCGAGTTGGGCTGGTGCTGTCTTTGGAATTGGAGCCACAAGTTCGCGAGATCCTGCAACGCCTGCAACCGAACATCTATCATTTGAATGGCTCCGTACGTGGGAAGTTAGCGATTACTGAGTCCGAACTGGTTGAGCTTAAGCAAGATTACCACCGTATCCGTGAGCAGCTAGAAGGTGGCTTCAAAGGGTTTGTATTACCTGGTGGGCATCGAGTGTCAAGCGAGCTTCACTTGTGTCGTTGTCAGGCTAAGAAAGTGGTGCGAGCTTTGGTGAGCATTGAGCACCATGAAAGCAAAAAGTCACCGGATCCGATTCTTTTTAAATACGCTAACTTAGTCGCGAACACACTGTATGCATTGGCGTCTTTCACTAATCATGTCAATGAGGTAGAGGAAGTGGAATTCGTGAGTAAGAGCTATTCGATGCCCAAAAGCTCTATGCCGAAAAAGAAAGGCTAA
- the hutZ gene encoding heme utilization protein HutZ, giving the protein MEQQVKQERLQGRLGPEIKEFRQERRTLQLATVDEEGRPNVSYAPFVQNQEGYFVLISDIARHARNLKANPQVSLMMIEDEESSKQLYARKRLTFDAQASVVERETELWTQVIGQMQERFGEIIDGLSQLQDFSLFNLKAENGLFVKGFGQAYQVSGDDLVDFVHLQEGHKKVSNE; this is encoded by the coding sequence ATGGAACAGCAAGTAAAACAAGAACGTCTACAAGGTCGCCTAGGTCCTGAAATTAAAGAGTTTCGCCAAGAGCGCCGTACCCTTCAACTTGCAACGGTTGATGAAGAAGGTCGCCCAAACGTAAGTTACGCACCTTTCGTTCAGAACCAAGAAGGTTACTTTGTTCTAATTTCTGATATTGCTCGTCATGCTCGTAACTTGAAAGCAAACCCTCAAGTGTCTTTGATGATGATTGAAGACGAAGAGAGCTCGAAGCAGCTTTACGCACGTAAGCGTCTAACGTTTGATGCGCAAGCGAGCGTTGTAGAACGTGAAACGGAACTTTGGACTCAAGTTATCGGCCAGATGCAAGAGCGTTTCGGCGAGATCATCGACGGTCTGAGCCAGCTTCAAGATTTCTCTCTGTTCAACCTTAAAGCAGAGAACGGTCTGTTCGTGAAAGGTTTTGGTCAGGCATACCAAGTATCGGGTGACGACCTAGTAGATTTCGTTCACCTGCAAGAAGGCCACAAAAAAGTATCTAACGAGTAG
- the hutX gene encoding heme utilization cystosolic carrier protein HutX: MTDTTLEMTETLEQRVARILEEEPKLLPTAIAEKLGVTEVEVVAAFPNDMAVMLDGSRAQEILEGLVGWGPVTTIVHSFGSIFEVKAPFPKGKVARGYYNLMGKEGELHGHLKLDNVKQIGLVSKAFMGRESHYFGFFSETGENIFKIYLGRNEKRELIADQVERFKALKAQA, translated from the coding sequence ATGACAGATACAACATTAGAAATGACAGAAACTCTAGAACAACGTGTCGCTCGTATTCTAGAAGAAGAACCAAAACTGCTTCCTACTGCGATTGCTGAGAAGCTCGGTGTTACAGAGGTTGAAGTGGTTGCTGCTTTTCCAAATGACATGGCAGTGATGCTAGATGGCAGCCGTGCTCAAGAAATTCTAGAAGGTTTAGTGGGTTGGGGCCCTGTGACCACAATCGTGCATTCATTCGGATCAATCTTTGAAGTAAAAGCGCCGTTCCCTAAAGGTAAAGTAGCGCGTGGTTACTACAACCTGATGGGCAAAGAAGGCGAGCTTCATGGTCACCTAAAGTTAGACAACGTTAAACAGATCGGTTTGGTGAGCAAAGCGTTCATGGGCCGTGAAAGTCATTACTTCGGTTTCTTCAGTGAAACGGGCGAGAACATTTTCAAGATCTACCTAGGCCGCAACGAAAAGCGTGAGCTTATTGCCGACCAAGTAGAACGCTTCAAAGCGCTAAAAGCACAAGCTTAA
- the hutW gene encoding heme anaerobic degradation radical SAM methyltransferase ChuW/HutW, with protein MSLNIYKFDESILGVSSPDPLRFAFAKKHSAHAGGSSIPVDPSKKLELFDELMLSEGKKQDKRCLYIHIPFCRVRCTFCNFFQNAASRKLVDEYFDALMVELKQKAKTPWAQSGLFHAVYIGGGTPTDLSPLQVEQLGKAIRQYFPLANDVEMTLEGRINRFGDEMFDRALEGGFNRFSFGIQSFNTQVRRSAKRLDDREVVLERISALSRTEQAPIVLDLLYGLPYQSMEVFQQDLEDYMSTGAHGIDLYQLIVGGNAPMLNLVEKGKIPPPANTPDKASMYLAGVEFMAKHKVKQLSMNHWTRDNRERSIYNSLAKTYAEVLPIGCGAGGNIGGHGVMQHRTLDSYMESIKQGQLPIAMMTKQSSLEPIFSTLKAGFDSGVVRRSTLPTFMGQDTFDYLKPLFSHWEKNGLVELSEDYLSLTIAGSFWAVSLAQSVIQVLNAEYQAMHPAPKVSGSGVHPHASLKHA; from the coding sequence ATGAGTCTTAATATTTATAAATTTGACGAATCAATCTTGGGTGTTTCTAGCCCTGATCCGCTTCGTTTTGCGTTTGCGAAAAAGCATTCTGCACATGCCGGAGGAAGTTCAATTCCGGTCGACCCGAGCAAGAAGTTGGAGCTCTTTGATGAACTGATGCTAAGTGAAGGGAAGAAACAGGATAAGCGTTGCCTGTATATCCACATTCCCTTCTGCCGTGTGCGCTGTACGTTCTGTAACTTCTTCCAAAATGCCGCAAGCCGCAAATTAGTGGATGAGTACTTCGATGCTCTGATGGTTGAGTTGAAGCAAAAAGCCAAAACGCCTTGGGCTCAGTCTGGATTATTTCACGCCGTCTACATTGGTGGTGGAACACCTACCGATCTATCGCCTCTGCAGGTAGAGCAACTAGGTAAGGCGATTCGCCAATACTTCCCGTTAGCAAACGATGTGGAAATGACTCTAGAAGGGCGCATCAATCGCTTTGGCGACGAGATGTTTGATCGTGCGCTTGAAGGTGGTTTCAACCGTTTCTCCTTTGGTATTCAAAGTTTCAACACTCAAGTTCGACGCAGCGCTAAGCGCCTAGATGACCGAGAGGTTGTGTTGGAACGTATCAGTGCTTTGAGCCGTACTGAGCAAGCCCCCATCGTTCTGGATTTACTGTACGGATTACCATACCAGTCTATGGAAGTGTTCCAACAAGATTTAGAAGACTACATGTCTACTGGTGCACACGGTATCGACCTCTACCAACTGATTGTTGGGGGTAATGCACCTATGCTTAATCTCGTTGAAAAAGGAAAAATCCCACCACCGGCCAATACGCCTGATAAGGCGAGCATGTACTTGGCGGGTGTTGAATTCATGGCCAAGCACAAGGTCAAGCAACTGAGTATGAATCACTGGACTCGCGATAACCGCGAACGCAGCATTTACAACAGCTTAGCGAAAACTTATGCCGAGGTGCTTCCAATTGGTTGTGGTGCTGGTGGCAACATTGGCGGCCACGGTGTGATGCAACATCGAACTTTAGACAGCTACATGGAGTCTATAAAACAAGGTCAGTTGCCGATTGCCATGATGACGAAGCAAAGCTCATTAGAGCCAATCTTCTCGACATTAAAGGCAGGCTTTGATTCTGGTGTTGTTAGAAGAAGTACGTTGCCGACCTTTATGGGACAAGACACGTTCGATTACTTGAAACCTCTGTTCTCACATTGGGAAAAGAATGGCTTGGTTGAGCTTTCAGAGGATTATTTGAGCTTGACTATTGCTGGCAGCTTCTGGGCAGTAAGCCTAGCTCAGAGTGTGATTCAAGTGCTTAACGCTGAATATCAAGCAATGCACCCAGCGCCGAAAGTATCAGGTTCGGGCGTTCACCCGCATGCAAGCTTGAAGCACGCTTAA
- a CDS encoding energy transducer TonB, with the protein MNVPRYVIAGGASLVIHAALLFVAQESKVFAMPAGSQSNTVSINFTPKSAPSQAQQKTVTEPVEPKPIEETVSQAEPKPVEPKVVEPKKAKPTPKKKAITNKPQPKKVEKKVVEKKVEKKQVQKKPVTEKKVVKKERPEPAPQPEKLADKKVDKNMDESANQPQEVNQGVSNQEPVLVTKPSFSARPTPPNYPRQARRRGVEGVATYEIWLDAEGKQIKQALVNSSGALMLDNAALDAIKQWKFSPHTVNGRAIAHRVQIPVRFRLD; encoded by the coding sequence GTGAACGTTCCTAGATATGTTATTGCAGGCGGTGCATCGTTGGTGATTCATGCGGCGCTATTGTTTGTCGCTCAAGAATCCAAAGTGTTTGCTATGCCTGCAGGTAGCCAATCGAACACGGTATCGATCAATTTCACGCCTAAAAGCGCTCCTTCTCAAGCTCAGCAAAAAACGGTTACAGAACCTGTTGAACCAAAACCAATTGAGGAAACTGTCTCACAAGCTGAACCTAAACCTGTCGAGCCGAAGGTCGTTGAGCCAAAGAAAGCCAAACCGACACCAAAGAAAAAAGCGATCACCAATAAACCTCAACCGAAGAAAGTAGAGAAAAAGGTTGTTGAAAAGAAAGTCGAGAAGAAGCAGGTTCAAAAGAAACCGGTGACTGAGAAAAAGGTCGTGAAGAAAGAACGCCCTGAACCAGCACCGCAACCAGAGAAGCTGGCCGACAAAAAAGTCGATAAGAATATGGACGAGTCTGCCAACCAGCCTCAGGAAGTAAACCAAGGCGTATCAAACCAAGAGCCGGTGCTAGTGACTAAGCCTTCTTTCTCTGCACGCCCTACACCGCCGAATTATCCTCGCCAAGCCAGACGTCGTGGCGTTGAAGGTGTCGCAACTTATGAGATCTGGTTAGACGCAGAAGGCAAACAAATTAAACAAGCATTAGTAAATTCATCAGGCGCACTAATGCTCGATAACGCCGCTTTAGATGCCATTAAACAATGGAAATTCTCTCCTCATACTGTCAATGGTCGAGCGATTGCTCACCGAGTACAAATACCTGTTCGTTTTAGGTTGGATTAA
- a CDS encoding MotA/TolQ/ExbB proton channel family protein, whose product MQQISYLQDQLGLMTWPLLICSALTAMIIAERIFQVMLSIGVGKRAIRRELNQISPTNSKEIEALAQSISGKRPLLYKGVSMLLAHHSFSKGLREDAAGIWLQEKRHQLHAGLRLLGLIGVISPLIGLLGTVLGLIEMFKGVAATTGSITPNDLADGLGLAMRTTAAGLMIALPAISGAQLLGLWADRVLAQLEHTLNYVNVWLEGMSIQTNQSDDTQGKPVNKASIGDVSQA is encoded by the coding sequence ATGCAACAAATCAGTTACTTACAAGATCAACTGGGCTTAATGACTTGGCCTCTTCTTATCTGCTCTGCATTAACAGCAATGATCATCGCAGAACGTATCTTCCAAGTTATGTTAAGCATTGGCGTTGGCAAACGTGCCATTCGTCGTGAGCTCAATCAGATCTCACCAACCAATAGCAAAGAGATTGAAGCGCTCGCTCAGTCGATTTCAGGTAAACGACCGCTACTGTACAAGGGCGTGTCGATGTTGCTAGCTCACCACTCTTTCTCAAAAGGTTTGCGTGAAGATGCTGCGGGGATCTGGCTACAAGAGAAACGCCACCAATTGCACGCAGGCCTAAGGCTGCTTGGTTTAATCGGTGTGATTAGCCCGCTGATTGGACTGCTTGGCACGGTACTTGGCCTTATTGAAATGTTCAAAGGTGTTGCCGCGACGACAGGCAGCATCACACCGAACGACCTAGCAGACGGTCTTGGCTTAGCAATGAGAACGACGGCTGCAGGCTTGATGATCGCCCTTCCTGCAATTTCAGGCGCACAGCTATTAGGCCTTTGGGCTGACCGAGTACTCGCTCAGCTAGAACATACCCTGAACTATGTGAATGTGTGGCTAGAAGGTATGTCGATTCAAACCAATCAATCTGATGATACTCAAGGTAAGCCAGTCAACAAAGCCTCTATCGGTGATGTGAGCCAAGCATGA
- a CDS encoding biopolymer transporter ExbD, giving the protein MIKTPHSSHTQSLAPDLTPLLDIIFIVMVFLLLTASVKLESLEVELPSSDVKNVSEVYKDSISVNILDHEPYWAINGQEYIDWENFKIALLEETGSTDKKPIIIGADKAANVENLVKLLSFLQENGIPATQLLTDDG; this is encoded by the coding sequence ATGATTAAGACGCCCCACTCATCTCACACACAAAGCCTAGCGCCGGACTTAACACCGCTGCTCGACATCATTTTCATCGTGATGGTTTTTCTATTGCTTACGGCATCAGTAAAGCTGGAGTCACTGGAAGTTGAACTGCCTAGTTCTGACGTGAAAAACGTTTCTGAAGTCTACAAAGACTCGATTAGCGTCAACATCCTAGACCATGAGCCCTACTGGGCGATTAACGGCCAAGAATACATCGACTGGGAAAACTTCAAGATTGCCCTGTTAGAAGAGACAGGTTCAACGGACAAAAAGCCAATCATCATTGGCGCAGATAAAGCGGCCAACGTTGAAAACTTAGTGAAGCTGCTTTCATTCCTTCAAGAGAACGGAATTCCAGCAACTCAATTGCTCACTGACGATGGCTAA
- a CDS encoding ABC transporter substrate-binding protein has protein sequence MNNSNVLNKLKTKTHLLSVAAMSLALAAPTAMANDVEQPRIISAGSAVTELVLALGAEEQLVGIDVTSRFPQSENLPKIGYHRNLSAEGLLALEPTTLIGSDEMGPDNAISQLKSAGVDVEIVNTEANVEGLLKRIDQIAKITHTEDHSQQVKADVNQKIAALKANQVPSNEAKKVLFLLLHEGRPANVAGGETSPNAIIELAGGINPAAQSLTSYKPLSMESLVEMQPDVILVSGRSYQKMGGADAILKSLPMLAATPAGMNKKIITVNGSALVGGLGLESLSEAKRLNALIYPL, from the coding sequence ATGAACAACTCAAACGTGCTCAATAAATTAAAAACCAAGACACATCTCCTTTCAGTGGCCGCTATGAGCTTGGCATTGGCCGCGCCAACCGCGATGGCAAACGACGTTGAACAACCTCGCATCATCAGTGCCGGCAGTGCTGTTACAGAATTAGTTTTAGCGCTTGGTGCAGAAGAACAATTGGTGGGTATTGATGTAACCAGTCGTTTCCCTCAATCTGAAAACCTGCCAAAGATTGGCTATCACAGAAACCTGTCTGCTGAAGGTTTGCTTGCCCTAGAACCAACCACTCTGATTGGGTCGGATGAAATGGGACCAGACAACGCGATCTCTCAATTAAAATCGGCAGGCGTCGATGTCGAGATCGTGAACACTGAAGCAAACGTTGAAGGGCTGTTAAAGCGTATCGACCAAATCGCAAAGATCACGCATACCGAAGACCACTCGCAGCAAGTGAAAGCCGATGTGAATCAAAAGATCGCAGCACTGAAAGCGAACCAAGTACCAAGCAACGAAGCGAAGAAAGTTCTATTCTTGTTGCTGCATGAAGGTCGCCCTGCGAACGTTGCTGGCGGTGAAACATCACCAAACGCAATCATCGAATTAGCTGGCGGTATCAACCCTGCCGCTCAGAGCCTAACGTCTTACAAGCCACTTTCAATGGAATCACTCGTTGAGATGCAACCTGATGTCATTTTAGTAAGCGGCCGTAGTTATCAGAAAATGGGCGGTGCAGATGCCATCCTTAAATCACTGCCTATGCTAGCGGCAACGCCTGCAGGAATGAACAAGAAAATCATTACCGTAAATGGCAGTGCTTTGGTTGGCGGGCTTGGCCTAGAAAGTCTCTCTGAAGCTAAGCGTTTAAACGCACTTATCTACCCGCTATAA
- a CDS encoding iron ABC transporter permease yields the protein MLLRSVPLKTSMLGLGATLAFVALYSITVGPMNISLADSATSLIQPDNDLAPHINLVIQEIRLPRTILCMLIGAILALCGAVMQGLFRNPLAEPGIIGVSAGAALGAALAIVLFSELSLQYPAFMNFAAVPVFAFLGGALTTLLVYKLGTGKFGTSVTIMLLAGVAISALSGAGIGFLNFIADDQMLRDLSLWSMGSLAGAKWSGILLAAVTLVGLFVVFYRQAMSLNALLLGESEAQHLGIPVQKLKRKLILLTAAGVGITVSLSGMIGFIGLVIPHLGRMLAGPDHRVLLPLSAVLGALLLTAADMFSRVALAPAELPVGIVTAIIGAPFFLYLLFQQKGRIL from the coding sequence ATGTTGTTACGATCCGTCCCACTGAAAACATCGATGTTAGGCCTAGGTGCTACCCTAGCCTTTGTCGCACTGTACTCGATCACTGTTGGGCCAATGAACATTAGCTTAGCCGACAGCGCTACGAGCTTAATTCAACCAGACAATGACTTAGCACCTCACATCAACTTGGTGATTCAAGAGATTCGCTTGCCTAGAACCATCTTGTGCATGTTGATTGGTGCCATTCTCGCGCTTTGTGGCGCTGTGATGCAGGGTTTGTTTAGAAACCCACTTGCGGAACCTGGCATCATCGGTGTGTCTGCGGGCGCAGCATTAGGCGCAGCATTGGCTATCGTTCTTTTCTCAGAGCTTTCACTTCAATACCCGGCATTCATGAATTTTGCAGCGGTACCTGTGTTTGCCTTTCTGGGCGGCGCCTTAACCACGCTGCTGGTTTACAAGCTTGGTACTGGCAAATTCGGCACCTCAGTAACCATCATGTTGCTTGCAGGTGTGGCGATCAGTGCCCTATCTGGCGCAGGTATTGGCTTCCTAAACTTCATTGCAGATGACCAAATGCTGCGTGACCTTTCACTATGGTCGATGGGTTCACTGGCAGGTGCAAAGTGGTCGGGCATTTTGCTTGCTGCGGTTACGCTCGTTGGTCTGTTTGTCGTGTTTTACCGCCAAGCAATGTCTTTGAATGCTCTATTACTGGGTGAATCAGAAGCGCAACACCTTGGCATCCCAGTACAAAAACTTAAGCGAAAACTGATTCTACTGACCGCTGCGGGCGTTGGTATCACGGTTAGCCTGTCTGGCATGATTGGCTTTATTGGACTTGTGATCCCTCATTTAGGTCGCATGTTAGCAGGCCCAGATCATCGAGTGCTGCTTCCCCTGTCAGCGGTTCTAGGCGCATTACTGCTAACGGCTGCGGACATGTTCTCTCGCGTGGCACTGGCACCAGCTGAGTTGCCAGTGGGTATTGTCACTGCAATCATCGGCGCTCCATTCTTCTTGTATCTACTATTTCAACAGAAAGGGAGAATCCTTTAA
- a CDS encoding heme ABC transporter ATP-binding protein, with protein sequence MFPAALKATDIEVKFGSKVILDGVSIEIEAGKVTTLLGPNGAGKSTLLKALCQEISSTGDIQYFGHAKDKWPSQKLAKHLAMLPQHSTLTFPFLAHEVVELGGIPLQESNKKLTSIASQKMDVADVTHLSERLYPSLSGGEKQRVHLARVLTQLHHSGDQCILMLDEPTSALDLAHQHNTLKIARELADKHNAAVIVVLHDLNLAAQYSDRLVVLKDGNLVCDGSPWEALEPSMIEDVYGYKSIVEKHPTMSFPQVHPAQ encoded by the coding sequence ATGTTTCCTGCAGCGTTAAAAGCAACCGACATCGAAGTGAAGTTCGGCAGCAAAGTGATTTTAGATGGCGTCTCTATTGAGATTGAAGCAGGAAAGGTAACCACACTGCTTGGACCAAACGGCGCAGGAAAAAGCACACTGCTGAAAGCTTTATGTCAGGAAATATCGAGCACGGGTGATATTCAGTATTTTGGACACGCCAAAGACAAGTGGCCTTCGCAGAAGTTGGCGAAACACTTGGCAATGCTTCCTCAACACAGTACCTTGACCTTTCCATTTCTGGCGCACGAAGTAGTCGAGCTTGGTGGTATTCCTCTGCAAGAGTCCAATAAAAAGCTCACGAGTATCGCTAGCCAAAAAATGGATGTGGCTGATGTCACTCATCTGAGTGAAAGGCTCTACCCTTCCCTATCTGGCGGTGAAAAACAGCGTGTTCACTTGGCTCGAGTGTTAACTCAGCTTCACCACTCTGGCGACCAATGCATCTTAATGCTCGATGAACCGACATCAGCACTGGATCTCGCCCACCAGCACAACACTTTAAAAATCGCGAGAGAACTAGCCGACAAGCACAATGCCGCCGTTATCGTGGTTCTGCACGACCTAAACCTAGCCGCTCAGTATTCTGACCGACTGGTAGTATTAAAAGACGGTAACTTGGTTTGCGATGGCAGCCCTTGGGAGGCACTTGAACCTTCTATGATTGAGGATGTGTACGGCTACAAAAGTATTGTAGAAAAGCACCCAACCATGAGCTTCCCTCAAGTTCACCCAGCTCAATAG
- a CDS encoding TetR/AcrR family transcriptional regulator: MPKRSKEDTEITIQKIMDAVVDQLLRLGYDKMSYTTLSQQTGVSRTGISHHFPKKTDFTAALDGRIFKMFMEHIDFENGLDAFSASWVKALEDAEFLAILRLLFHHIVTAESAHEFAANGIDRLYKLTETQFGDTSGKELEWLIGKSLIRMSQ, from the coding sequence ATGCCAAAGCGTAGTAAAGAAGATACAGAAATCACTATCCAGAAAATCATGGATGCCGTTGTAGACCAGCTACTAAGATTGGGTTACGACAAGATGTCATACACGACGTTAAGTCAGCAAACGGGCGTTTCTCGTACAGGTATAAGCCACCACTTTCCAAAGAAAACAGATTTCACAGCTGCTCTAGACGGTCGAATCTTCAAGATGTTCATGGAACACATTGATTTCGAAAACGGTCTGGATGCATTCTCTGCTAGCTGGGTTAAAGCACTTGAAGACGCTGAGTTCCTAGCAATCTTACGTTTACTTTTCCATCATATCGTTACTGCTGAAAGCGCACATGAGTTCGCGGCAAACGGTATTGATCGTCTATACAAACTGACTGAAACTCAGTTTGGCGATACTAGCGGTAAAGAACTAGAGTGGTTGATTGGTAAATCATTGATTCGTATGAGCCAATAA
- a CDS encoding YfcZ/YiiS family protein, whose translation MSQDMGNNDVCEACGCAGEIGFIIKEGDDVAEVTVYGNSKAIIETEFAKYVELAKQVSSNVEFEASEMTEESTELHARFKFEVSAEKIIFELKTRSLAR comes from the coding sequence ATGAGCCAAGATATGGGTAACAACGATGTATGTGAGGCTTGCGGCTGCGCAGGTGAAATCGGGTTCATCATTAAAGAAGGCGACGATGTTGCTGAAGTAACGGTTTACGGTAACTCTAAAGCAATCATTGAAACTGAGTTTGCTAAATACGTTGAGCTTGCTAAACAAGTGTCTAGCAATGTTGAATTTGAAGCGTCAGAGATGACAGAAGAAAGCACGGAATTGCATGCTCGCTTTAAATTTGAAGTCAGCGCTGAAAAGATTATTTTTGAACTTAAGACTCGCTCTCTAGCGCGTTAA
- a CDS encoding YnjH family protein, translating into MAGKSMIRVNTQIIKVFLVATSMFGSMSVSANKVISTPAKAAVLVTQGGQPQRVCYYDDKAYSVGAVLEVGGVVIRCAAENDFEQNGSLAWIEIKKDE; encoded by the coding sequence ATGGCAGGTAAATCAATGATTAGAGTAAACACCCAAATAATTAAGGTCTTTCTGGTTGCAACTTCGATGTTTGGCTCTATGTCTGTAAGTGCGAACAAAGTAATTTCAACACCCGCAAAGGCTGCAGTATTGGTGACTCAAGGCGGACAACCGCAACGAGTTTGTTATTACGATGATAAAGCTTACAGCGTCGGTGCAGTGTTAGAGGTTGGTGGTGTCGTGATTCGGTGCGCTGCAGAAAACGATTTTGAGCAAAACGGTTCACTGGCTTGGATTGAAATAAAAAAAGACGAGTAA